Within Micromonospora parathelypteridis, the genomic segment GCTCACCGGGTCGACCCGGGCGGTCGGCGCGGACGACGTCCGCGGGCGGGCGCCCGAGTGGCTGCAGTGGTTCACCGACGGCCGGCCGACGCCACGCTGGGCGGCCCGGGTCGAGCAGGTCCGCGCGGCGCTCACCGCCGACGGGCGAACGCTCGCGCAGGGTGCGCTGGGCTGGCTGCTCGCACGCAGTCCGCGTACGGTGCCGATCCCCGGCCTGCGCACGGTGACGCAAGCAGAGGAGAACCTGGCCACCCTGACCCAGGGCCCGCTGAGCCCCGCCTCCTACGCCGAAGTGGAGCGCCTCCTGGCAGACCTACGCCCAGCCCTCAAGCCCTAACCCCCACCCCGCCCCGCCCCCGCCCCCACCCCCCGCCCGCCGATCTTGCACTTGCTGTCCCGACAGAACGGACGTGGTTGGGCAGAACGGCGACCCTAAGTGCAAGATCGGCGGGTAGCGGGGTGGGGGCGCATCCGTGGGGGGTGTATTGGGCGAAGATGGGGTATGCGGATCCTTCTGGCCGGCGCGTCCGGCTTTCTCGGCACCCGGCTGGGCGACCGGCTTGCGACGGACGGGCACCAGGTCACCCGGTTGGTCCGTCGTACGCCGCGTGAGCCGCAGGAGCGACAGTGGGACCCGGCTGCCGGCCAGCTCGACCCGGCGGCGGTCGCGGAGGCGGACGCGGTCGTCAACCTGGCCGGCGCGGGCGTCGGCGACAAGCGGTGGAACGACGACTACCGGCGGTTGATCCGCACCAGCCGGGTGGACAGCACCACCACGCTGGCGACGACTCTCGCCGGGCTCCCCGCCGCCGACCGACCCCGGGCGCTGCTCAACTCCTCGGCCGTGGGTTGGTACGGCAACACCGGCGACCGGGTGGTCGAGGAGGACTCGCCGGCTGGCGAGGGCTTCCTGGCCGACGTCTGCCGGGTGTGGGAGGCCGCGACCCGGCCGGCCGAGGACGCCGGGGTACGCGTCGTACGACTGCGCACCGGGCTGCCACTGCACCGCGACGGTGGGCTGCTCAAGCCACAACTGCTGCCGTTCAAGCTGGGCATCGCCGGGCGGTTGGGCAGCGGTCGGCAGTGGCTGCCATGGATGTCGTTGGTCGACTGGCTGGACGCGATCTGCTTCCTGCTCGACCACGACGACATCGCCGGCCCGGTCAACGTGGTGGGGCCGAACCCGGTCACCAACGCCGAGTTCACCCGCGAGTTGGCCCGGCAACTGCACCGGCCGGCGATCATCCCGATTCCCGCGCTGGCGCTCAAGGTGGCCCTCGGCGGCTTCGCCCACGAGGCCCTCACCAGCACCAGAGTCCTGCCCGGCGTCCTCACCCGAGCCAAGTTCCCGTACCGCCACCCCGACCTGCCCGGCGCGCTCCACGCCGCCCTCGACGACTGACGAGTTGAGGGCCCCTCCCGTCGGGTCGGGAGGGGCCCTCGCGCGGGGGCGGGATCAGCAGCCGATGACCCAGTAGTTGGGGCCGGTCTGCTTGAGGGCGCTGGTGTAGAAGGTGTTGTAGAGGCCCATTCGCTGGTTGGAGCCGTTCGCGTAGGCGTAGCCACCCGACTGGTACGCCCGACCGGCGGCGACGTGCGCGTAGTTGCTCGCCGTTACGCAGGTCGGCGGCGTGGTCGGGGTGGGGGTCGGGGTCGGCGTGGCCGTTGGGGTGGGGGTGGGGGTCGCCGTGGGGGTGGGGGTCGGGGTGGTGCCGCCGTTGTTCAGGCCGAAGAAGAGCGCGTCACGGTACGTCGAGCAGATGGTGTCCAGGAAGTAGGCGCCAGCGGTGCCACACTGTTCGGCCCCCGAGCCCGGGTCGACCGGGGTGCCGTGCCCCATCCCGGAGACCCGGTAGAGCCGCACGTCGTCGTTGCCGTACACCTCCAGGCTCGTGTTGCCAGGCAGCGACGAGGTGCTGGTCGGGGTCTGCGAGACGCCGCGCACGTTGGTCCACTGGTCGCGGGACTCGGTGCCGTTGAGCGGTGCGACCGTCGTGTCCGAGGTGCCGTGCCAGATGGCCACTCGCGGCCTCGGGCCGGCGTAACCGGAGTACGCGCCCCGAACCAGGTCGCCCCAGGCCGCGGGGGTCCTGTCCGAGCCCGGGTTCATGCAGCTGAACGCGTTGACCATGCTGGTGGCGCAGCGGTACGGGATGCCCGCGATGATCGATCCGGCGGCGAAGACCTCCGGGTAGGTGGCGAGCATGACCGCGCTCATCGCCCCGCCCGCGGAGAGACCGCTGACGAAGACCCGGGAGCCGTTCACCCCGAAGTTCGCCTTGGCGTGGTCGACCATCTGCTTGATCGACAGCGCCTCACCCTGCCCCCGGGTGGTGTCCCCCGACTCGAAGAAGTTGAAGCAGGAGTTGGCGTTGTTGCCGGAGGGCTGCTGGGCGACGATCAGGGCGAACTTCCACTGGTCGGCGTACTTCTGCCAGCCCGAGTTCGCGAAGTATCCGGAGGCGTTCTGGGTGCAGCCGTGCAGCAGGACCACGGCCGGGGAGTTGGCGGGCAGGTTGTCCGGCCGGTAGGCGTACATGGCGAGGTTGCCCGGGTTGGAGCCGAACCCGGTGACCTGGGTGAGGGTGGCGGCCTGGGCGGGTGCGGCGACGGCGACCGCGCCGGCCACGGCGAGGACGAGCCCGGCGCCGGCACCGATCAGGCGGGTGAGGATGGACGAGGAGCGGCGCACGGCGGCCTCCTGAGGGGGCGAACTGTGAACTGGGTCACGGTCGAATTGCCGAGACGTTACGACGATGTGACGCCGCCATGACATGGGGCACACCTACACATTTACGGCGACCACTGTGTACGTCGAACCATCGACTGACGCGAGGGGATCCCTCCTCTACCCCAGGCGATAACAGGGGTCCCCTCCTTGCATGTATGACCGGCCCGTCCAGGTCCGGTTGGTAACGTCCGCTGCGTGCCCTCCTCCCCGTCGCTGGCCACCGGGCCCGCACCCGCGTCACCACCGCGCGTCGTCCGGGACCGCCGGGCCGACCTGATCGTCGTGCTGGTGGCGCTCGCGCTCGCCGTCTGGGTGACCAGTGGGCTGTGGCGGGACCCGAACGCGCGCACCGTCACCGTCAACTCCAGCGACCAGGCGCTCTTCGAGTGGCTGCTGGCCTTCGGCGGTCACGCGGTCACCCACGGGGACAACCCGCTCTTCACGTACCTGATCAACGTCCCGGACGGCGTGAACCTCGCGGTCAACACCTCGATCACGGTGTACGCGGTGGTCTTCGCCCCGCTCACGTACCTGATCGGGCCGCCGGCCACGTTCCTGGTGATCCTCACCCTGAACCTGCTCGCCACCGCGCTGGCCTGGTACTGGCTGCTCTCCCGGCACCTGGTCCGCAGCCGGCTGGCCGCCGGGGTCGGTGGCCTGTTCATCGCCTACTCCCCCGGCATGGTGTCGCATGCCAACGCGCACCTGAACTGGACCGCTGGTTGGCTGGTGCCGCTGCTGATCTGGCGGCTGTTCGCTCTGCGCCGCCCCGGGCACTGGCTCCGCGACGGGGTGATCCTCGGCGTGCTGGTGGCGGTGGCCTTCTCGATCGCCGCCGAGGGGCTCTTCTTCACGGCGGTGGCGCTCGGGTTGTTCGTCGCCATCTGGGCGCTGCACCCGGTCAACCGGGCCGAGGCGCGCGCGGCGCTGCCCACCTTCCTGCGCGGGCTCGGGGTGACCGCCGTGACGGCCGGCGTGCTGCTGTCGTATCCGCTGTGGCTGCACTTCGCCGGGCCGCAACGGTTCCACGGCACCGGCTTCGACCCGGTGATCCACTCCGAGGACATCGCCGCCTTCGCCGCCTTCCCGCGCCGCTCACTGGCCGGCGAGGCAGGGCTGGGCACCTCGCTGGCACCGAACCCGACCGAGGAGAACTCGTTCTTCGGCATCCCGCTGCTGGTGCTCACCGTGGTCTGCTTCGTCGCGCTCTGGCGGCGGGCTGACGCCAGCCGCCGCGCCACGCTCTGGGCGCTGGGCGCCCTCGCGCTGA encodes:
- a CDS encoding TIGR01777 family oxidoreductase, whose amino-acid sequence is MRILLAGASGFLGTRLGDRLATDGHQVTRLVRRTPREPQERQWDPAAGQLDPAAVAEADAVVNLAGAGVGDKRWNDDYRRLIRTSRVDSTTTLATTLAGLPAADRPRALLNSSAVGWYGNTGDRVVEEDSPAGEGFLADVCRVWEAATRPAEDAGVRVVRLRTGLPLHRDGGLLKPQLLPFKLGIAGRLGSGRQWLPWMSLVDWLDAICFLLDHDDIAGPVNVVGPNPVTNAEFTRELARQLHRPAIIPIPALALKVALGGFAHEALTSTRVLPGVLTRAKFPYRHPDLPGALHAALDD
- a CDS encoding extracellular catalytic domain type 1 short-chain-length polyhydroxyalkanoate depolymerase, encoding MRRSSSILTRLIGAGAGLVLAVAGAVAVAAPAQAATLTQVTGFGSNPGNLAMYAYRPDNLPANSPAVVLLHGCTQNASGYFANSGWQKYADQWKFALIVAQQPSGNNANSCFNFFESGDTTRGQGEALSIKQMVDHAKANFGVNGSRVFVSGLSAGGAMSAVMLATYPEVFAAGSIIAGIPYRCATSMVNAFSCMNPGSDRTPAAWGDLVRGAYSGYAGPRPRVAIWHGTSDTTVAPLNGTESRDQWTNVRGVSQTPTSTSSLPGNTSLEVYGNDDVRLYRVSGMGHGTPVDPGSGAEQCGTAGAYFLDTICSTYRDALFFGLNNGGTTPTPTPTATPTPTPTATPTPTPTPTTPPTCVTASNYAHVAAGRAYQSGGYAYANGSNQRMGLYNTFYTSALKQTGPNYWVIGC
- a CDS encoding DUF2079 domain-containing protein, whose amino-acid sequence is MPSSPSLATGPAPASPPRVVRDRRADLIVVLVALALAVWVTSGLWRDPNARTVTVNSSDQALFEWLLAFGGHAVTHGDNPLFTYLINVPDGVNLAVNTSITVYAVVFAPLTYLIGPPATFLVILTLNLLATALAWYWLLSRHLVRSRLAAGVGGLFIAYSPGMVSHANAHLNWTAGWLVPLLIWRLFALRRPGHWLRDGVILGVLVAVAFSIAAEGLFFTAVALGLFVAIWALHPVNRAEARAALPTFLRGLGVTAVTAGVLLSYPLWLHFAGPQRFHGTGFDPVIHSEDIAAFAAFPRRSLAGEAGLGTSLAPNPTEENSFFGIPLLVLTVVCFVALWRRADASRRATLWALGALALIFTVLSFGPVAKVDGQRTDLPMPFDLLGQLPVVNAALPARLALVVAPVIGLLLAYAVDQLRAAPPRHRSTELVWLVGFAVALLPLLPTPLLTDEREPIPRFITSGTWRDYVSPDGVLTPVPLTVDIYPDGQRWQAYALSHRQGEFEIPGGFFLGPGGPDGRGRIGPVPRTLSALMDQAGRTGLVPIVTDGTIREVNSDLRHWRIETVVLADQVHGAKFEVDEEALRRTATALFGEPQRVDDVWLWRIPPVDQ